The region TTCATCGAAAAAATGGTATTGGAAAAATCATACAATATCCATGAGAATGTCTGAAGCCTTGAAGAATCTGACATTTTTAAGGAATGATAATTGAGTAGATTTTAAAAATTGTAAAAAGGGCTATTCTTTACTCTTCAAATATCTTTTAACGAGTCTCCTGCATATCTCTTTTATCTGCTTTAAATCATTTTCCAAAAGCCCCTCATAGTGGATGCCGCAAACAAGCATGACCTTTTTATTAAGAACCCTTGTAATCGCCTCTGCTGCTTCTCTTCCTACCTCTTCATCCTTATGCCCAACGATATTCATTACGCTGGATGTGCAGGAAATCTTATTTCCTCCCCTAAGCGTTGGTCTTGGAATCGATAAGATACACGAACCGATATGACTCCTGCTTCCCCCGTATAATAAAACCAAGAGATCATCTCCAAGTTCGATTGGTTCTAATACAATCTCTCTATCCAAAAAACTTTCTCTAAGCATTGATCTACTTTGATCCCCATCTTTTAAAGAGATCATTTTTTATCTCTAACGCATCTAAGGTTTTACCAACGATATGGTTTACTAAATCATCAATACTCTTTGGGCCATGATAAAAGGCAGGGGAAGCGGGGAGGATTGTAACACCCATCCTGGAGAGCTTCTGCATATTCTCAAGGTCTATAGGGCTTAGAGGGGTCTCTCTCATGACAAGGACTAATTTTTTTCCCTCTTTTAAGATAACATGGGCACATCGATGAATCAGGTTTAAAGAGATACCACTACTGATACACCCAAGGGTATTCATCGAACAGGGAATAATCACCATCTTATCTATTAAAAATGAACCGCTTGCCAGGGAGGAATCGATGCTATCAATTTCATAATGATGGTCAGCATATTTTGATAATTCCTCCTTACCAAAACCCAATTCATGCTTCGTAACCTTATCGCCTGCATCTGAGACAATCAGATGGCTTTCGATCTTGAGTGATTTCAGTGCCTCTAAAAATTTTAAGCCATAGATTGAACCACTGGCGCCTGTTATCCCGACAGCAATCTTCATAAAAACAGTTCCTGCTAATATTTTGATTTTTCAAATTTTTTTGATTCTATGCGAACAGTCAAAAATTGTCAAGCCAAACAGCACCTCTCATATAGAGAAGAGATTTTTATTAAAAGATTGACACATCTCTCTATTCATTTTATATTGCGAGGTTGTTTAAATTTTTAATTCTTGGTGAGGCTCATCATGGATCAGTGTAAGATATTGCTCGAAGAAAAAGACCTTCCAAAGAGATGGTATAATATCGCAGCGGATATGCCAAATCCCCTTAAGCCCCCTTTAAATCCAGCTACTGGAAAACCAATAAGTATTGAGGATCTCAGCCCCATATTTCCGGAGGGATTGATCAAACAGGAGGTGAGCACTAAGAGGTGGATTGATATTCCAGAGAAAATATTAGAGATCTATCGACTCTGGCGTCCCACCCCGCTGCATCGGGCCAGGGCCCTGGAAAAATATCTTAAGACCCCTGCCAAAATTTACTATAAGAATGAAGCAGTAAGCCCTGCAGGGAGCCATAAAACGAACACATCTGTTGCCCAGGCATACTATAATAAGGTTGAGGGGGTTAAAAGGCTTGCAACAGAGACAGGGGCTGGGCAGTGGGGAAGTGCCCTGAGTATGGCCTGTTGCTTTCTGGGTCTGGAGTGTGTGGTCTATATGGTCAGGGTAAGTTATGACCAGAAACCGTATCGGCGATCTATGATAGAGGCATGGGGGGGAAAGATCTTTCCGAGTCCAAGCACAAACACAAAGTCTGGAATAAAAATTCTCGAAGCTCATCCGGATACTCCAGGAAGTCTCGGTATTGCTATCAGTGAGGCTGTGGAAGATGCGCTTTCAAGAAAAGATACCAGATATTCACTGGGAAGCGTTTTAAACCATGTCCTTCTGCACCAGACAATCATCGGGCTTGAGACAAAAAAGCAGCTCGAGATTCTCAATGATTATCCGGATATTGTTATTGGATGCTGCGGAGGAGGGAGCAACTTTGCAGGGATTGCCTTCCCCTTTTTGGTGGATAAATTTAATGGAAAAGAGATTACGTTTTTGGCGGTTGAACCTAAGGCCTGTCCTACTTTGACCAGAGGAGAATTTGCTTACGATTTTGGTGATACCTCTATGTTAACCCCCCTCCTCACCATGTATACCTTGGGACATGCTTTTATCCCTCCTGGTATCCATGCTGGAGGTTTGAGATATCACGGCATGGCTCCGCTTATCAGCCAGCTGGTAAAAGACGGGTTTATTCAATCGACATCCTACTACCAGACAGAGGTTTTTGAAGCAGCTCTTATCTTTGCCAGACATGAAGGGATTATCCCTGCCCCTGAGACAGCCCATGCTATAAAATCAGTAATTGATGAGGCAATAAAATGCAAGGAAGAGGGTAAAGAAAAGACGATTCTCTTTAATTTCAGCGGGCACGGGCATTTTGATATGTCTGCATATAATAACTATCTCTCCGGTAATCTAGTGGACTTTGACCTTCCTCAGGAAGAAATCGATAAATCCCTAGCAAAATTAAAAGATTATCCAAAGCCCTAACTTATTCAATTATCTCTCCAAAAGCTTATAAGCCACATAATTCAATGAGCGTGAAGGAATATTCCTCTCCTTCTCGATAAAATAGATACTATTATATTCTGCGGGTTTATCCAAAAAAGGTCTCACTTTTTCCATAAGCCTCCTTTCATTTTCAATACACCAATTGCAGGTTTGATAGGAGAGGAAGAGATGTTCAAAGAGTTTTCTTTCTGGAAATACCTTTATTGAGAATGAAAAGGCCAGGCCCTCTGAAAGGAGAAACTCTCCAACTGTCCCTTCTCTATAATCTCTTTTAGCCTTATACTTTGCTATCCCCAGTTTCTGCAGATAATGGCCATACTCATGAGTAAAGATGATAGGAAGACTTTTAAAGCTTTTATATCTCTCAAGCCCGAATCCCATGATAAAAATATCATCGAGTTTAAGCACAAAACCATCAGCAGAAAAAAAGCCAACAAAGAGGTAGATATGGGGCTCTGGGGGAATTTGAGAAGGCTCTTTGTTTTCAGAAAATCCTTTTACCTCCAGACATCTCTTCAGGGTCTCAAGGCATATTTTCTCTGGGCTATTATGGAATAAGAGTTCCTGAAGGAGAGAATAATCCCCTGGCTTGATAGACCTCACCCTGTTTTCAATCTGCCTTTCATCAAAATATCGAAAGTGTTTCCAGTAAGAGGTTAAAAATCTTTTGTGGGGATTAAGGTAGTAATGCTGATATGCCTCGAAGGGGTCTTCTCTCTTTTTATAGACACTCAAAAATCGGAAAAAATCTCTGTAAAGAGAATGGATTGGCATAAAAACTTTTAAAAAGGGGTCTGAAATACAGTTGGGCAAAGAGAAAATCGTCCTTGTCCTGTTAT is a window of Nitrospinota bacterium DNA encoding:
- a CDS encoding UbiX family flavin prenyltransferase, encoding MKIAVGITGASGSIYGLKFLEALKSLKIESHLIVSDAGDKVTKHELGFGKEELSKYADHHYEIDSIDSSLASGSFLIDKMVIIPCSMNTLGCISSGISLNLIHRCAHVILKEGKKLVLVMRETPLSPIDLENMQKLSRMGVTILPASPAFYHGPKSIDDLVNHIVGKTLDALEIKNDLFKRWGSK
- a CDS encoding TrpB-like pyridoxal phosphate-dependent enzyme; protein product: MDQCKILLEEKDLPKRWYNIAADMPNPLKPPLNPATGKPISIEDLSPIFPEGLIKQEVSTKRWIDIPEKILEIYRLWRPTPLHRARALEKYLKTPAKIYYKNEAVSPAGSHKTNTSVAQAYYNKVEGVKRLATETGAGQWGSALSMACCFLGLECVVYMVRVSYDQKPYRRSMIEAWGGKIFPSPSTNTKSGIKILEAHPDTPGSLGIAISEAVEDALSRKDTRYSLGSVLNHVLLHQTIIGLETKKQLEILNDYPDIVIGCCGGGSNFAGIAFPFLVDKFNGKEITFLAVEPKACPTLTRGEFAYDFGDTSMLTPLLTMYTLGHAFIPPGIHAGGLRYHGMAPLISQLVKDGFIQSTSYYQTEVFEAALIFARHEGIIPAPETAHAIKSVIDEAIKCKEEGKEKTILFNFSGHGHFDMSAYNNYLSGNLVDFDLPQEEIDKSLAKLKDYPKP
- a CDS encoding DUF2268 domain-containing putative Zn-dependent protease (predicted Zn-dependent protease with a strongly conserved HExxH motif), producing MPIHSLYRDFFRFLSVYKKREDPFEAYQHYYLNPHKRFLTSYWKHFRYFDERQIENRVRSIKPGDYSLLQELLFHNSPEKICLETLKRCLEVKGFSENKEPSQIPPEPHIYLFVGFFSADGFVLKLDDIFIMGFGLERYKSFKSLPIIFTHEYGHYLQKLGIAKYKAKRDYREGTVGEFLLSEGLAFSFSIKVFPERKLFEHLFLSYQTCNWCIENERRLMEKVRPFLDKPAEYNSIYFIEKERNIPSRSLNYVAYKLLER